One window from the genome of Magnolia sinica isolate HGM2019 chromosome 4, MsV1, whole genome shotgun sequence encodes:
- the LOC131243953 gene encoding phosphomethylpyrimidine synthase, chloroplastic-like isoform X3 has product MASIHTALTSVVCKKGRPSSSAKLPNNAFLPGFEVVGRVSNVWDKELCPTSKNSVPRATLTFGPSSTESEKTKPRKHTVNPAAPDFFPLPPFEECFPKSTKECRHVVHEQSGHVLKVPFRRVHLAGEEKHFDTYDTSGPQNISPRIGLPKIRKDWVDGREKLGGPRYTQMFYAKQGIITEEMLFCATREKLDPEFVRSEVARGRAIIPSNKKHLELEPMIVGRNFLVKVNANIGNSAVLSSIEEEVHKLQWATMWGADTAMDLSTGRHIHETREWILRNSAVPVGTVPIYQALEKVNGIAEDLSWDVFRDTLIEQAEQGVDYFTIHAGVLLRYIPLTAKRMTGIVSRGGSIHAKWCLTYHKENFAYEHWDDILDICNQYDVALSIGDGLRPGSIYDANDSAQFAELLTQGELTRRAWEKDVQVMNEGPGHIPMHKIPENMEKQLEWCNEAPFYTLGPLTTDIAPGYDHITSAIGAANIGALGTALLCYVTPKEHLGLPNRDDVKAGVIAYKIAAHAADLAKGHPHAQEWDDALSKARFEFRWMDQFALSLDPMTAMAFHDESLPSDGAKVAHFCSMCGPKFCSMKITEDIRNYAEEHGYGTAEEAVQHGMDAMSAEFLAAKKTVSGEQHGEVGGEIYLPESYVTRTLDR; this is encoded by the exons ATGGCATCCATACACACTGCCTTGACTTCTGTTGTTTGTAAGAAGGGCAGGCCTTCTTCATCTGCTAAGCTGCCAAATAATGCTTTTTTACCTGGATTTGAGGTGGTGGGGCGTGTTTCAAATGTATGGGATAAGGAATTATGCCCCACTTCAAAGAATTCTGTGCCAAGAGCCACTTTAACATTTGGTCCTTCTTCCACTGAATCGGAAAAGACAAAACCGAGGAAGCACACAGTCAATCCTGCAGCCCCTGACTTCTTTCCACTTCCACCCTTTGAAGAATGCTTTCCAAAGAGCACAAAAGAATGCAGGCAT GTTGTTCATGAGCAATCAGGTCATGTCCTTAAGGTCCCATTTCGACGCGTTCACTTAGCTGGAGAGGAGAAGCACTTCGACACATATGACACAAGTGGCCCACAGAATATAAGTCCGCGCATTG GTCTTCCTAAGATACGCAAAGACTGGGTTGATGGGCGGGAAAAGCTGGGTGGACCAAGATACACACAGATGTTCTATGCTAAGCAGGGAATTATAACTGAAGAGATGTTGTTCTGTGCCACTCGGGAGAAGCTTGACCCAGAATTTGTGCGGTCAGAGGTTGCACGTGGACGAGCTATTATCCCTTCCAACAAGAAGCACTTGGAACTGGAGCCGATGATTGTTGGGAGAAATTTCTTGGTCAAAGTCAATGCAAATATTGGAAACTCTGCCGTCTTGAGCTCCATAGAGGAAGAGGTGCATAAGCTTCAATGGGCGACGATGTGGGGCGCTGATACTGCCATGGATCTCTCAACAGGTCGCCATATCCATGAGACTCGTGAATGGATCCTTCGTAACTCTGCCGTACCAGTAGGGACAGTGCCCATCTATCAAGCACTTGAGAAAGTGAATGGCATTGCAGAGGATCTTAGCTGGGATGTTTTCAGAGATACCCTGATTGAACAAGCTGAGCAGGGTGTGGATTACTTCACCATCCATGCTGGGGTGCTGCTTCGCTACATCCCTTTGACAGCAAAGCGCATGACCGGCATTGTTTCCCGTGGAGGATCCATTCATGCAAAATGGTGCTTGACTTATCACAAGGAAAATTTTGCTTATGAACATTGGGATGACATCCTTGACATCTGTAATCAATATGATGTGGCACTATCAATTGGTGATGGGCTGAGGCCTGGGTCAATATATGATGCCAATGACAGTGCTCAGTTTGCTGAGCTTTTGACTCAAGGGGAGCTGACCCGCCGAGCATGGGAAAAGGACGTTCAG GTAATGAATGAAGGACCTGGCCACATTCCAATGCATAAAATTCCTGAAAACATGGAGAAACAGCTTGAGTGGTGCAATGAGGCACCTTTCTATACACTTGGGCCATTAACCACTGATATCGCACCAGGGTATGACCATATCACGTCAGCAATCGGTGCTGCCAATATCGGAGCACTTGGTACTGCACTGCTGTGTTATGTTACGCCTAAGGAACACCTTGGTTTGCCAAATCGGGATGATGTGAAGGCTGGTGTCATAGCATATAAGATAGCTGCTCATGCAGCTGATCTAGCAAAAGGCCACCCACATGCCCAAGAGTGGGATGATGCGCTGAGCAAAGCTCGTTTTGAGTTCCGATGGATGGATCAATTTGCATTGTCACTGGATCCCATGACTGCCATGGCCTTCCATGATGAGAGCTTGCCATCAGATGGTGCCAAGGTGGCGCATTTCTGTTCTATGTGTGGCCCCAAGTTCTGTTCCATGAAAATAACAGAAGACATACGGAATTATGCTGAGGAGCATGGTTATGGGACTGCTGAAGAAGCTGTGCAACATGGGATGGACGCTATGAGTGCTGAGTTCTTAGCTGCCAAGAAAACTGTCAGTGGCGAACAACATGGTGAAGTCGGTGGGGAGATTTACTTGCCTGAAAGTTATGTCACGCGCACATTGGACAGATGA